ACGACGAGGTGGCTGAACAGCTGAAATCCGCCACCAGCGCCGAAGAGCTACGGGCGCTGCTGATGGGTGAAAAGCAAAGTACCGCGCTGCTGCTGGATAACAGCCTGCTGGCGCTAAACGTCGACGCCAGCGATCTGATGACGCTCCAGGCGCTGAATGCCGGTCGCCTCAAGCAGGCAGGCGCGGTCGATGCGGCTTTCGTCAGCAACGTGATTGCCGGTCATCCCCTGTACCTCGGTCAGGGGATCTGGCTGAACGACAGCGCGGAAGGCAACCTGGCCAGCGCCGTCGCGGTTAGCCGCCCGTCAACAGCCTTTGAAGCGGACGGTAACCCGGTGAACTTACTGATGACCGTTGCCGTCGCCGATGAGCAGCCATTGCAGGTGCTGAACCGCCTGAGCGATATGCTGATTGGCAACCGCGCCGACAAACTACTGAGCGCAGATGCACCTGCACTGCTGACGCTGCTGACCAGCGATGAAGCACCGGCAGAAGAGGCGCTGAGCGCCGAATTCACCGTGCGCAACGAACACGGCCTGCACGCCCGTCCGGGTACGGCGCTGGTCAACACCATAAAACAATTCAATAGCGAAATTACCGTGACAAACCTTGATGGAACCGGCAAACCGGCAAATGGACGTAGCCTGATGAAAGTCGTTGCGCTGGGCGTGAAAAAAGGCCACCGCCTGCGCTTCACCGCGCAGGGTGAAGATGCTGAACAGGCGCTGAAGGCGATTGGCGAAGCTATCGCTGCCGGTCTTGGGGAGGGTGCGTAATGACCAGACGTGTTGCGACAATCACCCTGAACCCGGCCTATGACCTGGTGGGCTTCTGCCCGGAAATCGAGCGCGGTGAGGTGAACCTGGTGCGTACCACCGGCCTGCATGCTGCCGGGAAAGGCATCAACGTCGCTAAGGTGCTTAAAGATCTTGGCATTGACGTCACCGTTGGCGGTTTCCTGGGAAAAGATAACCAGGACGGCTTCCAGCAGCTCTTCAGCGAGCTGGGGATTGCCAACCGTTTTCAGGTCGTACAGGGCCGTACCCGTATCAACGTCAAGCTGACTGAGAAAGACGGCGAAGTCACCGACCTGAACTTCTCAGGTTTTGAAGTCACCGGTGGGGACTGGGAACGCTTTGTTGCCGACTCCCTGAGCTGGCTCGGCCAGTTCGACATGGTTTGCGTCAGCGGCAGCCTGCCGGCGGGGGTTTCTCCCGAAGCCTTCACCGACTGGATGACCCGCCTGCGTAGCCAGTGCCCGTGCATCATCTTCGACAGCAGCCGCGAAGCGCTGGTTGCAGGCCTGAAAGCGGCGCCATGGCTGGTAAAACCTAACCGTCGCGAGCTGGAGATTTGGGCCGGTCGTAAACTGCCTGAACTGAAAGACGTGATTGAGGCGGCACATGCTCTGCGCGAGCAGGGGATCGCCCATGTGGTGATTTCTCTCGGTGCAGAAGGTGCGCTGTGGGTTAACGCCTCCGGGGAATGGATCGCTAAACCACCGGCTTGTGAAGTTGTGAGTACCGTTGGCGCAGGGGACTCGATGGTCGGCGGCCTGATTTATGGCCTGCTGATGCGTGAGTCCAGCGAACACACGCTGCGCCTTGCTACCGCCGTGGCTGCCCTGGCCGTCAGCCAGAGCAACGTAGGCATTACCGATCGCACACAGCTGGCCGCCATGATGGCTCGTGTCGACCTGAAACCTTTCCACTGACAGCAGGAGACAGGCAATGAAAACGCTGTTAATTATTGAGCCGGGACTCGGACAGGCGCGTGCGTATCTCGCGAAGACGCTGCTCGGTGCCGCTGCGCCCAAAGCGCATCTCGACATCATTGATAACCCGAACGATGCCGAACTGGCGATTGTTGTCGGGAATGCTATTCCTGCTGATCCCTCGCTGAACGGCAAAAAGGTGTTCCTCGGTGATATCGACAGAGCGGTTCAGCATCCGGAGCTGTTCCTGAGCGAAGCAAAAGGTAAAGCGCAGATGTACACCGCGCCGGTAGCCACTGCACCCGCTGCTGCACAAGGGCCGAAACGTATCGTCGCCGTCACCGCCTGCCCAACCGGCGTGGCGCATACCTTTATGGCCGCTGAAGCAATTGAAACTGAAGCAAAAAAACGCGGCTGGTGGGTGAAGGTTGAAACCCGCGGTTCCGTAGGCGCAGGTAACGCTATCACGCCTGAAGAGGTAGCAGAGGCGGATCTGGTGATTGTGGCGGCCGATATTGAAGTCGATCTGGCAAAATTTGCCGGCAAGCCAATGTACCGCACCTCCACCGGCCTGGCGCTGAAGAAAACGGCTCAGGAGCTGGATAAGGCGTTGGTTGAGGCCAAACCTTACGAATCTGCCGGTAAAGCAGGCAGCGCTCAGGAATCCGGTAAGAAAGAGAGCGCAGGCGCCTATCGTCACCTGCTGACCGGCGTCTCTTACATGCTGCCGATGGTGGTGGCGGGCGGGCTTTGTATCGCGCTCTCCTTTGCCTTTGGGATCCAGGCCTTTAAGGAGCCGGGTACGCTTGCCGCTGCGTTAATGCAGATCGGCGGCGGCTCTGCGTTCGCTCTGATGGTGCCGGTGCTGGCGGGGTATATCGCGTTCTCTATTGCCGACCGTCCGGGCCTTACGCCGGGTCTTATCGGCGGTATGCTTGCGGTAAGTACCGGGTCCGGCTTTATTGGCGGTATCATTGCTGGCTTCCTGGCGGGCTATATCGCTAAGCTTATTAGCGGTAAGCTGAAGCTGCCGCCAAGCATGGAAGCGCTGAAGCCGATTCTGATCATTCCTCTGTTCTCAAGCCTGGTAGTTGGCCTGGCGATGATCTACCTGATCGGCACGCCGGTGGCTAAAATTCTGGCTGGCCTGACCCACTGGCTGCAAACCATGGGCACCGCAAACGCGGTCCTGCTGGGCGCAATCCTGGGGGGCATGATGTGTACCGACATGGGCGGCCCGGTGAACAAAGCGGCTTACGCCTTCGGGGTTGGCCTGCTCAGTACCCAGACTTATGCGCCAATGGCCGCAATTATGGCTGCGGGTATGGTTCCTCCACTGGCGCTTGGTCTGGCCACGCTGGTTGCTCGCCGTAAGTTTGACAAGGCGCAGCAGGAAGGGGGCAAAGCGGCGCTGGTACTGGGGCTGTGCTTCATTACCGAAGGAGCGATTCCGTTTGCCGCCCGTGACCCGATGCGCGTTCTGCCTTGCTGCATCATCGGCGGCGCGCTGACGGGAGCGTTGTCCATGGCGGTGGGCGCGAAGCTGATGGCACCGCACGGCGGCCTGTTTGTGCTGCTGATCCCAGGCGCGATTACGCCGGTGCTGGGTTACCTGCTGGCAATTGTTGCCGGTACGCTGGTGGCAGGGCTCTCCTACGCCTTCCTCAAGCGTCCTGAAACAGAGCTGGCGGCCAAAGCGGCTTAATCTCCAACTCAAATAGAAACGCCTCGCTAATGCGGGGCGTTTTTACTCCTTAAGCCGTAGCCTCTTCGTGCTGCTGTGCCTTAAGCCAGGCGATTTCTTCCGCCCAGATATCCGGATTCGTGGTTTCCAGAATTAACGGGATACCGTCGAAGCGCGCATCGCGCATGATCCAGCTGAACGGCGTATGGCCGATGTTGCCCAGACCCAGGCTGTTATGGCGGTCAACGCGGCTGCCAAATTCACTTTTGGCATCGTTAAGGTGCATACCGCGAAGGTATTCAAAGCCGACGATACGCTCGAACTCGCTAAAGGTCTTTTCACAGTCAGCCTCGGTACGCAGATCGTAACCGGCGGCAAAAGCGTGACAGGTATCAATGCAGACGCCTACGCGGGATTTGTCTTCCACGCCGTCAATGATCGCCGCGAGGTGCTCAAAGCGGAAGCCGAGGTTGCTGCCCTGTCCGGCGGTGTTTTCGATCACGGCGGTAACGCCTTCGGACTTCTCCAGCGCGATATTGATCGACTCCGCGATACGCTTCAGGCATTCCTCTTCCGGAATTTGTTTCAGGTGGCTGCCCGGATGAAAATTCAGCAGCGTCAGCCCCAGCTGCTGGCAGCGAGCCATTTCGTCGATAAACGCCTCGCGTGATTTTTCCAGCGCTTCTTCAACCGGGTGGCCGAGGTTAATCAGGTAGCTGTCGTGAGGAAGGATCTGGCCTGGGCCATAGTGATATTTTTCGCAGGCGCTTTTGAAGTTGTCGATAATTTCGCTGGTCAGCGGCGCGGCATGCCACTGGCGTTGATTCTTGGTGAACAGGGCAAAAGCGGTGGCTTCCAGTTCGTGGGCGCGGATGGCGGCATTCTCCAGGCCACCCGAGGCGCTAACGTGCGCTCCAATAAACTTCATCTGTCTTCTCCTGTTTCTTGGCGGGCAGAACCCGCTATCGGTAATCCGTCATGATAGCGGGTCAGGAGGCTTTTTTCCGTATTGAATTATGCTAACAAGTGGTGAATCACAAGGTTAATGGCGCCGCCGCCGATAATCAGCCAGATAAACAGCACCAGCGCCATCAGCAGCGGACGCATACCGGCTTTTTTCAGCGCGCTGACGTGGGTTGTCAGGCCGAGCGCTGCCATTGCCACCGCCAGTAAGAAGGTATCCAGCGTTACCAGCAGGTTAACCACGGCCTGCGGTAAGAGGTGGAAGGAGTTGAAAATCGCCACCACGATAAACAGTATCGCAAACCAGGGGATGGTGATTTTGCTCGTCTGCGCAGCGCCAGCCGGTGCCAAAGACTTCACGCGGGCCGCAAGAAAAATCAGGAACGGTGCAAGCATCATCACGCGCAGCATCTTGGCAATCACCGCGGTATTCTCCGTTTCCGGGCTAATGGCATGGCCCGCCGCCACGACCTGAGCGACCTCGTGCATTGTCGACCCGGTGTAGATCCCGAAAGTCTCTGGCGTAAACCAGTGGCTGACGAACGGATAAATCATCGGGTAGATAAAGATAGCCAGCGTCCCGAAGATCACCACGGTTGCCACGGCCACGGTGACTTTACTGGCCTCGGCCTTGACGACGGGCTCGGTAGCAAGCACTGCGGCCGCGCCGCAGATGCTGCTGCCTGCGCCAATCAGCCAGCTGGTTTGCTTATCCAGGCCAAAGACTTTCTGGCCCAGCCAGCAGGCGAGGGCGAAGGTGCTGCACAGCGTCAGCGCGTCAATCAGCAGGCCACTTACGCCGACGTCGGCAATTTGCGAAAACGTCAGTCGAAAGCCATAAAGAATAATTCCCAGGCGCAGAAGGTGCTGCTTGGCGAACAGCACGCCACCGTCGCACTGCTGCCAGATTTTTGGGTAGACTGTGTTACCGACGATCATGCCGCAAAGGATCGCCAGCGTCAGCGCGCTAAGGCCAACGCCGGCCACCGCTGGAATATTACCCAGCCATAGCGCCAGACCGGTAATGGCGGCGGAAAGCGCCAGCCCCGGTAAAAAATGCCACAGCGTGTGGCGGTGAGCTTGTACGGTGAGTGCAGTCATAACCTTCTCCTTTGTTCTGGTGAAAAGGCTACGCTTCGCTGGCATAAAAACAAAATTGATAATATATTTATAATTAATCTTTATAAGTGGTAAGCAACGTGCTGCCACCACAGGAAAGCCCTCTTATGCATATCACCCTGCGGCAACTTGAAGTGTTTGCTGAAGTCCTCAAAAGCGGCTCGACCACGCAGGCATCCCAGATGCTGTCGCTGTCCCAGTCAGCGGTCAGCGCCGCGCTGGCCGATCTGGAAGGGCAGCTCGGGGTTCAGCTATTCGACAGGGTCGGCAAGCGGCTGGTGGTCAATGAGCACGGCAGGCTGCTTTACCCGCGGGTGGTGGGGCTGCTCGAACAGGCGGGTGAGATAGAGCAGCTGTTCCGGGAAGATAACGGCGCCATTCGTGTTTACGCCAGCAGCACCGTCGGCAACTATATTCTGCCGGAGATGATAGCCCGCTACCGCCGCGATTTCCCGAAGCTGCCGCTGGAGCTCAGCGTCGGCAACAGTCAGGATGTCATCAACGCGGTGGCGGATTTTCGCGTTGATATCGGGCTGATAGAAGGGCCCTGCCATATGGCCGAGCTGGTGACTGAGCCGTGGCTTGAAGATGAGCTGGTGGTTTTTGCTTCGCCGGGAAACCCGCTGGTGCAACAGCCGGTCACGCTGGAGAGCCTGGCCAGACAGCCGTGGATCCTGCGCGAGCGGGGATCGGGCACCCGCGAGATCGTCGACTATTTGCTGCTTTCGCATCTGCCAAAGTTTCAGCTGGGCATGGAGCTGGGCAATTCAGAGGCGATTAAGCACGCGGTGCGCCACGGGCTTGGCATCAGCTGCCTGTCCCGCCGCGTCATTGCGGAGCAGCTGGAAAGCGGCTCGCTGGTAGAAGTTGCCGTGCCGCTCCCTCGTCTGGTGCGTACGCTGTACCGCATTCACCATCGGCAGAAGCATATCTCTAACGCGCTGCTCAGGTTCTTGCGCTACTGCGAAGCCTGATGCACCAAAATCTCGCAGCTGCACCCGATTGGGGTGTAACTGCGAGGCAGCTCCCTCCCGTTTCTTCCCCTTTCACCGCGATGTCGCAACAATCTTCGCATTCCCTCGTCGTTGGCACATTAGTTGCAAATTTAAATTCAAAGAATCTTTTGTTTCAATCAGGCGACGGGGCTGCATATGACGATGAAAAAATGGTTGTTCTCTTTAGTTGGCGCGACGGTTCTGCTGGCTCAGGCCGGGGCGGTAATGGCCGATCAGCTGCAGGATATTGAAAAGCGCGGCGTGCTGCGCGTCGCAGTGCCGCAGGATTTTCCGCCTTTTGGTTCGGTCAACGCTGACCTGAAACCTCAGGGGTATGACATCGATATGGCGGCTTACCTGGCGAAGGGGATGAAGGTCAAGCTCCAGCTGGTGCCGGTCACCAGCGCTAACCGCGTGCCTTACCTGCAAACGGATAAGGTAGACCTGGTGATTTCGAGCCTCGGCAAGAACGCAGAGCGTGAAAAGGTCATCGATTTTAGCCGCGCCTATGCTCCCTTCTTCCTTGGCGTATTTGGGCCGAAAGACGGCGCGGTAACCGAGGCTAAAGCGCTTAGCGGAAAAACTATCGGCGTGACTCGCGGTGCAGTAGAAGACATGGTGTTAACCGATCTCGCGCCGAAAGATGCCGACGTGAAGCGCTATGAAGATAACAATACCACCATCTCCGCATACCTTTCCGGCCAGGTGCAGTACATCGCTACCGGCAACCTGGTTGTGGCGGCGATTGCCCGCCAGAGCCCGGCCAAAGCGCCGGTCAGCAAGTTTATGCTTAAGGACTCTCCTTGCTATATCGGGCTCAAGAAGAATGAACCGGCCCTGAAAGCGAAGGTCGACGAGCTGATTGGCGAAGCGCTGAAGGACAATACCCTGAATACGCTGTCGCAGAAATGGATGCAGGCGCCGCTGCCTGCCAACCTCGGCGCTTAAGGAGCCGGGGATGACCACGCAACTTGATTTTGCCGGTCTGCTGCCCTACTGGCCGGAGCTGCTCTCCGGCCTGTGGGTGACCCTGGGACTGACTTTTATGGCGACGGTCGGTGGCGTAGCCATCGGCATTACCGGGGCGGCCATTCGCAGCGGCAAACCGGGGCTGTTGAGCCTGGTCTGGGGCGGTTACGTTGAGTTAATTCGCAACACGCCGTTTGTGGTGCAGCTGTTCTTTATCGTCTTTGGACTACCGGTACTCGGGCTAAAACTCAACGCCGGGGAAGCGGCACTTATCGCGATGCTGATTAACCTCGGGCTTACAGCACCGAAATTATTCGCGCCGGGATTCAGGTTACGCCGAAAGGGCAGTGGGAAGCCGCCCGCGTGCTGGGCCTGACCCGCAGCCAGACCTTTTTACGCGTGGTGCTGCCGCCTTCGCTGAAGCGTATTTATCCGGCGCTGGTGAGCCAGTGCATTATCGTGATGCTGGGATCTTCGGTGGTCTCGCAGGTCTCATGTGAAGATTTAACGTTTGCCGCCAGCCTTATCCAGTCGCGCACCTTCCTCAGCTTTGAGGTCTATCTGGTGACGACCTTACTGTATCTGGTGCTGTCGTTGATCATGCGCCAGCTGCTGCTTGCGGCGGGGCGGAAATGGCTAGGGAGTGATGTCGGATGATGACTTTTACCGACTGGGATATCGTGCGTAACTTATTGCTGGCCGCGCGCTGGACGGTGCTGCTCTCGCTGATTGCCTTTTTCTGCGGCACGCTGGTGACCTTGCCGCTGCTGCTGCTGCGCATCAGCCGCTGGGTTTGGCCAAAACGTTTCATTGGCGCCTATATCGCGCTATTTCAGGGGACGCCGCTGCTGATGCAGCTGTTCCTCGCGTTTTTCGGTATCGCACTGTTCGGTATCGATGTGAGTGCCTGGACTGCCGCAACGCTTGCCCTCACGCTGTTTACCAGCGCGTTTCTGCTGGATATCTGGTACGGCAGCCTTCGCGCGTTACCCAAAGGGCAATGGGAAGCCTGCCGCTGCCTCGGTTTGAGCTTCTGGCAGACGCTGTTCCGGGTGATTGCCCCGCAGGCAATGCGCATCGCCGTTGCGCCGACTGTTGGATTTTCGGTTCAGGTGATTAAAGGCACCGCGTTGGCCTCAATTATTGGTTTTGTCGAACTGACCAAAGCGGGAACCATGCTGAACAACGTCACGTTTGAGCCGTTTAAAGTGTTTGCCCTGGTGGCGCTCGGCTATTTCTTACTTTGTTACCCGCTGTCGCGCTACAGCCGCTACCTGGAGAAAAAATTCCATGCCGCTCATCACCATTAATGACGTACAAAAATATTACGGCGATAACCACGTGCTGAAGGGCGTGAGTCTTGATATCGATATGGGCGAAGTGGTGTCGATCATCGGCCGCAGCGGCTCAGGCAAAAGTACACTGCTGCGCTGCATGAACGGACTTGAAGGCTACCAGGACGGCAGCATCAAGCTCGGCGGCATGACCATCACCGACCGCGAGTCGCAGGCGCGTGAAATCAGCCGTTCCGTTGGGATGGTGTTCCAGAGTTTTAACCTGTTCCCGCACATGACCGCGCTGGAAAACGTGATGCTGGCGCCGCGGCGGGTGCTGAATAAGAGCGCGGCAGAATGCCGTGAGCTGGCGCTGGAGATGCTCAACAAGGTCGGCCTGGGCGAACGCGTGGATTATTACCCGGCCAACCTCTCCGGCGGCCAGCAGCAGCGCGTTGCTATCGCCAGGGCATTGGCGATGAAACCCAAAGTGCTGCTGTGCGATGAAATTACCTCGGCGCTGGATCCTGAGCTGGTGGGCGAAGTGCTCAAAGTCCTGGAACAGCTGGCGGCGGAGGGGATGACGCTGATTCTGGTGACCCACGAAATGAACTTTGCCCGCGAAGTGGGCGATCGGGTGGTGTTTATGCACCAGGGTAAAGTGTGGGAGCAGGGGGAGAGCAAGTCATTCTTTGCTAATCCTCGCACCCAGGAACTTCAGCAATTTATCTCCTCCGTGCGCGGGCTCGGCTGACAATCCTCACCGCCGGTCCGTTGTCAGTGCCGGCGGTTTTTTAATTCCCTGCATCTTATCGGCCTGATTAGCGGCTCGCTAATAATTTCCTGGCAATTATGAAGCTCTCTTATAACCCGGCATTTCTGCTATCTGAATAAAGACGTTTTGTTACAATCTTGCCTCATTTTTTGGACAGGCAACAATTTCCTATGGTTTCACAAGATAAAACGACAGAAGCGCCTGGCTTACGCCGCGAATTAAAGGCGCGCCACCTGACGATGATCGCCATTGGCGGCTCCATCGGTACGGGGCTTTTCGTTGCTTCCGGGGCGACAATTTCACAGGCTGGTCCGGGTGGCGCGCTGCTCTCCTATATGCTGATTGGGCTGATGGTTTACTTCCTGATGACCAGCCTTGGCGAACTGGCGGCCTTTATGCCGGTTTCGGGTTCCTTCGCGACATATGGCCAGAAATACGTTGAAGACGGGTTTGGTTTCGCGCTCGGCTGGAACTACTGGTACAACTGGGCAGTGACCATCGCCGTTGACCTCGTTGCCGCGCAGCTGGTAATGAATTACTGGTTCCCGGACACCCCAGGCTGGATCTGGAGCGCCTTGTTCCTCGGCATCATGTTCCTGCTTAACTGGATCTCCGTGAAGGGCTTTGGCGAAGCGGAATACTGGTTCTCGCTGATAAAAGTGACCACCGTCATCATCTTCATCATTGTCGGCGTGATGATGATCGTGGGTATTTTCAAAGGGGCACAGCCGGTGGGCTGGAGCAACTGGACAACCGGCGACGCGCCGTTTGCCGGGGGCTTTGCCGCAATGATCGGCGTAGCGATGATCGTCGGCTTCTCCTTCCAGGGCACCGAGCTTATCGGGATTGCCGCCGGGGAGTCTGCCGACCC
This region of Cedecea lapagei genomic DNA includes:
- the fruB gene encoding fused PTS fructose transporter subunit IIA/HPr protein, which encodes MFQLSVQDIHPGESAGNKEEAIRQVATALVQAGNVGEGYVNGMLAREQQTTTYLGNGIAIPHGTTDTRGLVLKTGVQVFQFPQGVEWGEGQTVWVAIGIAASSDEHLGLLRQLTHVLSDDEVAEQLKSATSAEELRALLMGEKQSTALLLDNSLLALNVDASDLMTLQALNAGRLKQAGAVDAAFVSNVIAGHPLYLGQGIWLNDSAEGNLASAVAVSRPSTAFEADGNPVNLLMTVAVADEQPLQVLNRLSDMLIGNRADKLLSADAPALLTLLTSDEAPAEEALSAEFTVRNEHGLHARPGTALVNTIKQFNSEITVTNLDGTGKPANGRSLMKVVALGVKKGHRLRFTAQGEDAEQALKAIGEAIAAGLGEGA
- the fruK gene encoding 1-phosphofructokinase — its product is MTRRVATITLNPAYDLVGFCPEIERGEVNLVRTTGLHAAGKGINVAKVLKDLGIDVTVGGFLGKDNQDGFQQLFSELGIANRFQVVQGRTRINVKLTEKDGEVTDLNFSGFEVTGGDWERFVADSLSWLGQFDMVCVSGSLPAGVSPEAFTDWMTRLRSQCPCIIFDSSREALVAGLKAAPWLVKPNRRELEIWAGRKLPELKDVIEAAHALREQGIAHVVISLGAEGALWVNASGEWIAKPPACEVVSTVGAGDSMVGGLIYGLLMRESSEHTLRLATAVAALAVSQSNVGITDRTQLAAMMARVDLKPFH
- the fruA gene encoding PTS fructose transporter subunit IIBC, with product MKTLLIIEPGLGQARAYLAKTLLGAAAPKAHLDIIDNPNDAELAIVVGNAIPADPSLNGKKVFLGDIDRAVQHPELFLSEAKGKAQMYTAPVATAPAAAQGPKRIVAVTACPTGVAHTFMAAEAIETEAKKRGWWVKVETRGSVGAGNAITPEEVAEADLVIVAADIEVDLAKFAGKPMYRTSTGLALKKTAQELDKALVEAKPYESAGKAGSAQESGKKESAGAYRHLLTGVSYMLPMVVAGGLCIALSFAFGIQAFKEPGTLAAALMQIGGGSAFALMVPVLAGYIAFSIADRPGLTPGLIGGMLAVSTGSGFIGGIIAGFLAGYIAKLISGKLKLPPSMEALKPILIIPLFSSLVVGLAMIYLIGTPVAKILAGLTHWLQTMGTANAVLLGAILGGMMCTDMGGPVNKAAYAFGVGLLSTQTYAPMAAIMAAGMVPPLALGLATLVARRKFDKAQQEGGKAALVLGLCFITEGAIPFAARDPMRVLPCCIIGGALTGALSMAVGAKLMAPHGGLFVLLIPGAITPVLGYLLAIVAGTLVAGLSYAFLKRPETELAAKAA
- the nfo gene encoding deoxyribonuclease IV — its product is MKFIGAHVSASGGLENAAIRAHELEATAFALFTKNQRQWHAAPLTSEIIDNFKSACEKYHYGPGQILPHDSYLINLGHPVEEALEKSREAFIDEMARCQQLGLTLLNFHPGSHLKQIPEEECLKRIAESINIALEKSEGVTAVIENTAGQGSNLGFRFEHLAAIIDGVEDKSRVGVCIDTCHAFAAGYDLRTEADCEKTFSEFERIVGFEYLRGMHLNDAKSEFGSRVDRHNSLGLGNIGHTPFSWIMRDARFDGIPLILETTNPDIWAEEIAWLKAQQHEEATA
- a CDS encoding YeiH family protein — translated: MTALTVQAHRHTLWHFLPGLALSAAITGLALWLGNIPAVAGVGLSALTLAILCGMIVGNTVYPKIWQQCDGGVLFAKQHLLRLGIILYGFRLTFSQIADVGVSGLLIDALTLCSTFALACWLGQKVFGLDKQTSWLIGAGSSICGAAAVLATEPVVKAEASKVTVAVATVVIFGTLAIFIYPMIYPFVSHWFTPETFGIYTGSTMHEVAQVVAAGHAISPETENTAVIAKMLRVMMLAPFLIFLAARVKSLAPAGAAQTSKITIPWFAILFIVVAIFNSFHLLPQAVVNLLVTLDTFLLAVAMAALGLTTHVSALKKAGMRPLLMALVLFIWLIIGGGAINLVIHHLLA
- the yieE gene encoding DNA-binding transcriptional regulator YeiE, producing the protein MHITLRQLEVFAEVLKSGSTTQASQMLSLSQSAVSAALADLEGQLGVQLFDRVGKRLVVNEHGRLLYPRVVGLLEQAGEIEQLFREDNGAIRVYASSTVGNYILPEMIARYRRDFPKLPLELSVGNSQDVINAVADFRVDIGLIEGPCHMAELVTEPWLEDELVVFASPGNPLVQQPVTLESLARQPWILRERGSGTREIVDYLLLSHLPKFQLGMELGNSEAIKHAVRHGLGISCLSRRVIAEQLESGSLVEVAVPLPRLVRTLYRIHHRQKHISNALLRFLRYCEA
- a CDS encoding transporter substrate-binding domain-containing protein is translated as MKKWLFSLVGATVLLAQAGAVMADQLQDIEKRGVLRVAVPQDFPPFGSVNADLKPQGYDIDMAAYLAKGMKVKLQLVPVTSANRVPYLQTDKVDLVISSLGKNAEREKVIDFSRAYAPFFLGVFGPKDGAVTEAKALSGKTIGVTRGAVEDMVLTDLAPKDADVKRYEDNNTTISAYLSGQVQYIATGNLVVAAIARQSPAKAPVSKFMLKDSPCYIGLKKNEPALKAKVDELIGEALKDNTLNTLSQKWMQAPLPANLGA
- a CDS encoding amino acid ABC transporter permease, translating into MMTFTDWDIVRNLLLAARWTVLLSLIAFFCGTLVTLPLLLLRISRWVWPKRFIGAYIALFQGTPLLMQLFLAFFGIALFGIDVSAWTAATLALTLFTSAFLLDIWYGSLRALPKGQWEACRCLGLSFWQTLFRVIAPQAMRIAVAPTVGFSVQVIKGTALASIIGFVELTKAGTMLNNVTFEPFKVFALVALGYFLLCYPLSRYSRYLEKKFHAAHHH
- a CDS encoding amino acid ABC transporter ATP-binding protein, with the translated sequence MPLITINDVQKYYGDNHVLKGVSLDIDMGEVVSIIGRSGSGKSTLLRCMNGLEGYQDGSIKLGGMTITDRESQAREISRSVGMVFQSFNLFPHMTALENVMLAPRRVLNKSAAECRELALEMLNKVGLGERVDYYPANLSGGQQQRVAIARALAMKPKVLLCDEITSALDPELVGEVLKVLEQLAAEGMTLILVTHEMNFAREVGDRVVFMHQGKVWEQGESKSFFANPRTQELQQFISSVRGLG